GTCAGCTAACTtgttctgtaaaggaccagagagtaaatattttagctttcGTCAACTGTATGTTTTCTATTGCAATGACTTAACTCTGCCATGGTAGTATCAAAGCAGCCATAGATGATAGTCGTGTAGGTGAAACTCTGCGCATTTCTAGAGGATGCCATTCTGCATGAATGATGCCTTCtagagttgtgcagtgcacaacctatACAGCCATGGATATTAGCCCTTACTGGGGGCCCAGACCACTTAGGCTCCTCCCCCCCTTGCCGCCAGGTCTCCCTGCAGTACAAGAAGGATGGTGCTTTCTATCACACCTGCGGCGGCAGCCTTATCACCCCCGACTGGGTCATGACTGCAGGCCACTGTGTCTCGTAAGTTCTTCCGCTTGCCCCTGTCTCCGCATGAGAACCAGGAGGCAGTGGGCAGatgtgggaggggaggcaggcaggccagtCAGGCCCAGACTGACCTGACTTCCACCAGCAGGAGTTCCTTGACCTACCAGGTGGTGTTGGGCGAGTATAACCGGGCTGAAGAAGAAGGCTATGAACAGGTGATCCCCATCAATGCCGGGGACCTCTTCGTGCACCCACTCTGGAACTCCAACTGCGTAACCTGTGGGTGAGTGGATGCTTAGGCCTAGGACCCAGGGGTTACTGGTCCCCCCATGACCCAAAGACGATTCTGAGGAGACTCCCAGGGACGGTGGGGCTGGATCCAGCAGCCTGGGCCCTGGTCCCACACACTGAGGGTCAGAGCCAGGAGAGCATTTAAGGACCATCTACATTAAAGCTCTCTCCTTATGGAAGGACAGCAGGGCTCCGGGAGGGCCAGGAACTCCCCCAAGTCCACTTGGCTAGTTGACTTGAACCCAGGACATCTCTGGCATCTCCTCTCCCAAATCCAAGGGTTCTGCCATTAAGCCAACATTCGTCCAGTGCATCCTGGGTTCCCAGCACTGTGGGCAAAGGGAGGAGCACTGGACTGAAAATCAGTCCCCAGCACTAAGTTGCTGTGTggcttgggcaagtcactgcccTTCTGGGGCCTCAATTATACCATATGTCAAGGGTGACCTGCTGGCCTTCCTGGGTGGTTTGAAGGTCAGGGCGGTGATCACTGGGTGAGAACACTAAACCCGGGGGTGGGACACAGCAACCTGTGTTTTAACCAGACGTCCGTGGTCCTGACACAGTTTAAGCGTGCAAACCTCAGCATCGAAGCTGACAACAGCTAGGAAGACCAAGGGTCAGCGTGGGCTCGAGGGGCGGCGGGCGGTTGTTCTGCCCTAAAAACACATGCGATTCGGAGACAGGGAAAGAAGCAGTGGGACATCCTAGAGGTGAACTCTCTGCGGCAAAGGCCGGCAGGTGGGGCTTGGTCTGGCTGGAGGACCAGACTCCCCTGATTCTTCtgactccttcctcctccccagcaaTGACATCGCCCTCATCAAGCTCTCACGCAGCTCGCAGCTGGGGGACGCCGTCCAGCTCGCCTGCCTCCCGCCCGCCGGGGACATCCTGCCCAACGGGGCGCCCTGCTACATCAGCGGCTGGGGCCGTCTCTACAGTGCGTGCTGACCCCTCCTGCCGGCCCCAGGGACTGTGGGCAGGAAGACAGGACCTGGGGGCCACCATTCCTCCTGCAGGAgcaccttcccccccccccgcccccatccacCCAAACACCAGTGGGTTTATTGAGCATTTGTAGTGTCTCCTGCGTGCCCGGTGCTGGGGATGTTATGGTGGACAAAGCAGGCAGGACCCTCTGGTGGGAGGAGAGTCCCCATCAGCCTAGAAGTgttgccttccccaccccccaccccactcggAGGCTCCCAGCCCTACTCgcagggcccagccccagcccggcACCCCCAGGGCACCCCACTGAGCACCGTGTCTCCCACAGCGGGTGGGCCGCTCCCAGACAAGCTGCAGCAGGCCCTGCTGCCCGTGGTGGACTATGAGCACTGCTCCCAGCTGGACTGGTGGGGCCTCTTCGTGAGGAAGAGCATGGTGTGCGCCGGCGGGGACATCCGCTCCGGGTGCAACGTGAGTCAGCTcgcagggcagggcctgggggaagTTCCGCCAGCTGCCTATAGGAGGTGGATGAGAAATCCTACCTGCGCGCCCCACTCAGCCTCCAGACCAGGCAGGACTTGGAGGGAGTCCGTGTGGTCCAGACACATCGGCCCGACCTCCGGCTTCTGGTCCCAGCTCACACGGACTTGACCTGGGGCAAATCATGTGACCGGGTCCTCGGGCTTCCTCTGAAGCCCAGCAAGGGACATTGACACCATGATCTCTCAAGTCACCTTCAACTCCATGGTCCTGAAGTTAGGATAAAACAGTACTGTCATTGCATTAGGAGTGAGCAGGATTAAGAATAGGAAAACTGGCTGTAGTAAAAATAACGGGGACTGCCATTTATCGATTGCTTCCTCTCTGCTAGGTCCTGGGCTAATAAACAGATCatctatttattatctcactTCGTTCTCACAAGATCCTGTAGGACAGATCTTAGTTCCCATCCCAAACAAGCCAACGGGAGCTTAGAGAGGTCAAGTCACCCAGCGGCTTCTCTTCCCCAATGGTCAGAACCAGTTCCTTCCATCTCAGAGATGGCTCAGCTCCCCACCACTCTCTGACCATTCTAGGGTGACTCTGGGGGACCCCTCAACTGCCCTGCAGCAGACGGCTCCTGGCAGGTCCACGGTGTGACCAgctttgtgtctgcctttggctgcaACACCATCAAGAAGCCCACAGTGTTCACACGGGTCTCGGCCTTCAATGACTGGATCAAGGAGGTGAGCGGGGTAGGGCGCCCCCGTGCCGGGCTGGGTGAGGCTCAGATCctgaggaggggctggaaggATCCCAGAAGGTCAGGAGCAGAGGGGCCCTCAGACACAGTTCAGAGGGTTTtggggatgttttcagctacagtGTGGCCCCAACAACTTCAGTGGCTTCTGGATGGAGCTTTGAACTATGGCTGAACTGTCTTATTTCAACAAGTGTTTATGAAATGTCTTCTTTGGTCTGAGTCTTTTCCTGTCCTGAAAGATAGAGCAATAATATGTCAAAGGGCTGCCTTGTGGGGAAGAGACAATTAAATGAGCAATAATCATGAAATGTAGGGAAAGCTGGTCCCTACAGCTCTAGTGAAAGTGTTAACCTCACCTGAGAATGAGTGGTCAGGGAGGGTTAATATCGTGCCCGATCGCAGTAATAGCCACCATTGATAAACTACTTAAACATCCTTAGTTAACAGTTTCATCAACCGCCCCCGTGAGATGAGTGCTATGATTACATCCCATcatacagacaaggaaactgaggctcagaggggtcgAGTCACtctcccagggtcacacagctgatgagTGGCATGGCTGGAAATCGAACTCAGTTCCATATGGCTTCAGAATCTGCTCCTAACCAGACTATTCTGGGTCTCCCCACTTTTCCCAGGTCATATCAAGCCACTAAAACCAAGGCCTCGGTGGCAGTGCTGATCCACATTCTtggtaaaaaataaagatctctcAGAAAACCCCAACACgagtctctcttttttctttgactcaCCTGTTCCCTTCCAGGCTATTCCTAAAATCTGAGAGCTGATATGTAAGAGGTGAGCCCAGATTCAACCCTCTCATGAGAATGAGAAAAACTCGAggtccagagagaagagagagttgCTATCAAGTCACCAACCATCCCggtttgcctgggactggggGAGTGCCCGAGACACAGGACTTGGGGCGGTGAAAGTAGGCGAGTCCCAAGAAGCTGGTCACCCTGTACAGCCACATATCACCCTGGGGTTTTCAGTGCGGGCATAAAAGCATGGTAGAGTCTGTAGACAAACTGCCCTTGCCTGCCCCTTGGAAGGCTCTTGGTGGAGTGGCAAGGGCCACGTGTTTTCTGCTTCCATTGATGCGCTAGGGAAAGAGGGCTgtggtcattcattcatcattcattcaacaagcattcatACCTTGTTCCTGAGGTGGGCTCGGAGGGGGAGGGCGACATGGTTCCTGCCCTGAAACGGCTCATTATTGAGATAGAAATGAACATATCAGAgtcattcattaaacatttaggAGGTACCTTCTTCGTGGCAAGTTCAGGGCCGGGAGTACAGATGTGAGGAAAACAACGTTGGGAGCCCTGCTGTGGCCGGGAGCCGACACACTCAGAAGCACACACAATGCCACAAACAGGGTCGGAGCCCACGGGGCTGTTGTTGAGGGCCAAAACATTGCTGCCCTACAGCCAGGGGCAACATAGAAACAACTGAATTCCTTCAGTCATGTTCCTCCTGGGTACTGTGGAGGCAAACATGCACTCAGCAAggatatatgtttataatttttttaaaaagattctatttattatttgacagagagagagagagcgagagagcacaagcagggagagtggcaggcagagggagagggagaagcagactccctgctgagcagggagcccaaggtgggctcaattctaggaccctgggatcatgacctgagccaaaggcaggcaccccaccgactaagccactcaggcactccatgtttatcatttttaatattgctCTTGCCCCATTGCCCCTCCTCTTAAAAATTATACTTCTAATTTAAAAACGTTTAAAAGATACAGCATGGAGAATAATATAGGAAACACCCATGTAGCCTCCCTCGAGCATTAACAAAGTCCACATTTTTGCTTCAGATTTTCTAGAAGAATAACTACATTACTAAGGTGGAGGTCCCTTTGTACTCAGAGGACATCCTCACAGCTGTGGGGTCGTTCACCCAATAGCCCTGGTTTTCCTTTGGGGCACATAGCAGGATCGTTCTTGCCTGCCCCCGTGAAGGTGGGCTGGTCCATGTGTCTCCCTCTGGCCCAAGTGAAGATCTGAGAGGTGGGACCATTTGCAGAGCTGTCTTTCCTTCTGCCATGGTAAGGGCTGGCTACAGGTCAGCCTGTTTCCAGAGTGAGGAGACATGGAGCATAGCCCCCTGTGCCCCCTGATGGACATGTAGCACAAGTAACAAATACACTCTGTTGTTATAAGGCCACTGAGATTGGGGGTGCTTGTTACGGTGGCATTGACCTAACTTATACTTACGAATGAAATGAATTGGGCATTTATCCTTCCACTCCATgctgttatgtattttttaaatcacatatataATATCCATAAACAACGTAttcattgttttggtttttagacaTACACACAtagtggggagcctggctggttcagtgggttaagcatctgccttcagctcaggtcatgatctcagggtcctggggtcgagccccacgtaggCCTTGCTGCTCAGcagggtatctgcttctccccctgctcatgctctctccctctcaaataaataaataaaatcttaaaaaaaaaaaagttcaggtaTGACTTCACGCTGTCTGTATTATTCTGCAACCGGGTTCTTTCACACAACATTGTCTCTTGAGGTCTCTCCATGCTACTTTGTGTATCTCTAGCTCATTGCTGCTGGTTCTGAAGAGTATCCTATTGCACGACACTATTTACTTATCCTTTTCGCCCTACAGGTGGACATTCACAGcaggccaattttttttttttattacaaatagtGCTTCAGTGAATGTCCTTGGACATATCTCCAGGTACAAATGTGTGAGTTTCTCTAGGGTATATTCcaagaaatggaattactgggtaGGACGGTGTGCTCATTTTCAGCTTCAATTGCCAAGTTGCTCTCCAAAGTGattatatcaactatacttcataaaattttctttcttcttttttcctttcccacccaCTGTCCCTATGCATTATAACTGCCTCCCCACTTTTCTCCATAACCATTCCTGAACCCTCCCCCACGGAAACTCTCCTCCAGCCCATACTCCCCACTCCAGCTGCTACAAAAGCCCAAGAATGGGTCTGGCAAGGCCAGAGTTAGGACAAGGGAGGAACTGACTCAAGCAGAGCAGAGACCTCTGCATGACAAGGGTGTGGGGGAGGATGAGAGAACTTCTGGAATCAGCATATGGTACTCAGTCGTGTTGAGTCAGCCGGCTAGTCCCAGGTGAAGTGTAACAGGTGTTCTCAGGCCACAGCAGGGGTGCCAAAGCTAAGGATCTACCTTTTCCTATTGGGCCAGGGAAGGACCCTTGGACAGTTTCCCAAAATAGTTTTAGGATAAAGGGCGGTCAGATCTGTAAAATTCCACCCTGTGGCTGGGTATAGGCCCTCAGGGGCCCTCCACCCAGCCTCAGTGGGAGGCTAGTTGCTGACACCCTCCTCGCGGGTGAGCAACAGGGAGTTTGGAAATCTTGCCTAGAAGTGTCAACAATTTGATCAATaattcaatattcttttttaaatttccaagtcTTGATGattcaaatcctttaaaaaaccaTATAgtcaataatttaattttttttaaagattttatttatttgagagaggcagagagaacacaagcaggggaggggcagaaggagagggagaaacagactcctcactgagcaggaagcccaactcggggcgtgaccccaggaccctgggatcatgacccgagccaaaggcaactgcttaaccgactgagccacccaggtgccccaataatttaattttttgagtaatgaTTAGAGTGTCAATGCCAAcagctttttggttttgttttctaaatcatgaagaaaatctACCTTTTGAAGAAGCACAATGTCAACCTTTacgtttttataattttttagagattgtattcatttatttcaaagagggaaagtgagagagagcatgagtggggggagaggcagactccccactgagcagggggcccaatgcggTACTGGATcacaggcccctgggatcatgacctgagccaaaagcagaggcttaactggatgaaccacccaggagccccatcaaCATTTTATCccctttggaaaatataaaggaTCAGTGCTGTGTTGCCTTCTCCTTAATCACTAGGTGTCAACaattttgttctcatttaaaaCTCATTAACATgtcaataattcttttttttttaatcttaaaagagTCAACAATTCCATACACTGTTCCTTTTTCATAACATTCATATTGGCGACATTTTACGAACTTCCCCTTTGGGAGATTTTAAACCACCACCCACATCATTCCCTTGTCTCTTACACAGCTATCTTGGTATGCCTCCTTCCACTTCCTCTTCGCTACATTCAGAAAACCCATCAATGGTTAGATCGATGGACATAGATTGAGCAGCTATGGGTATTCCGTGGCAGGCATGGACAGAGGAAAATGACCCAAACTTGGGCCAGGCCCTTGatgagccctgagtctggctggAAATC
This window of the Ailuropoda melanoleuca isolate Jingjing chromosome 2, ASM200744v2, whole genome shotgun sequence genome carries:
- the LOC100464577 gene encoding proproteinase E isoform X1, which produces MCAFPIVSKLMMLWLLSSLLFVALASGCGRPSYQPSARVVNGEDAVPYSWPWQVSLQYKKDGAFYHTCGGSLITPDWVMTAGHCVSRSSLTYQVVLGEYNRAEEEGYEQVIPINAGDLFVHPLWNSNCVTCGNDIALIKLSRSSQLGDAVQLACLPPAGDILPNGAPCYISGWGRLYTGGPLPDKLQQALLPVVDYEHCSQLDWWGLFVRKSMVCAGGDIRSGCNGDSGGPLNCPAADGSWQVHGVTSFVSAFGCNTIKKPTVFTRVSAFNDWIKEVISSH
- the LOC100464577 gene encoding proproteinase E isoform X2, encoding MCAFPIVSKLMMLWLLSSLLFVALASGCGRPSYQPSARVVNGEDAVPYSWPWQVSLQYKKDGAFYHTCGGSLITPDWVMTAGHCVSSSLTYQVVLGEYNRAEEEGYEQVIPINAGDLFVHPLWNSNCVTCGNDIALIKLSRSSQLGDAVQLACLPPAGDILPNGAPCYISGWGRLYTGGPLPDKLQQALLPVVDYEHCSQLDWWGLFVRKSMVCAGGDIRSGCNGDSGGPLNCPAADGSWQVHGVTSFVSAFGCNTIKKPTVFTRVSAFNDWIKEVISSH